The following coding sequences lie in one Bacillus thermozeamaize genomic window:
- a CDS encoding sarcosine oxidase subunit beta, which translates to MTHYDTIIIGAGVVGSSIAYHLSEKTSNILVIDRHFPGAGTSGATQAWVWVHTKQPNWYAEFSMYSAEMYPILKKKLVDIEYVRTGGIAPIFDEDKLAKARKLVKEQQEKGIEIHLLSKEEALAKEPYLSDQIIAATYSPLDGNVNPMRLNQAYIQAARRRKVTFSFYNPVTQIQRRGRQFVIQTEKETYTAGQLVLAAGTWTPLLAQHLGVQVPVRPVRGQILITEPAPRFLKHTVSGVRQTVNGEVLIGYSKEEAGFAKDTTWDIIGETARFGIKIIPALRRLRLVRAFAGLRAMPRDGLPIIGPVQGVPGLFLAVMHSGVTLSPIAGMLMSEILAGEAPSFPLEPFRLERFHE; encoded by the coding sequence ATGACACACTACGATACCATCATCATCGGCGCTGGGGTGGTGGGAAGCAGCATCGCCTACCATCTGTCGGAAAAAACATCCAACATCCTGGTCATCGACCGTCACTTTCCGGGGGCCGGGACCTCCGGCGCCACACAGGCCTGGGTATGGGTCCATACCAAGCAGCCCAACTGGTACGCCGAGTTTTCCATGTACAGCGCCGAAATGTACCCCATTCTCAAGAAAAAGCTCGTGGACATCGAATATGTCCGCACCGGCGGGATTGCTCCCATCTTCGATGAGGACAAGCTGGCCAAAGCCAGGAAACTGGTGAAAGAACAGCAGGAGAAAGGCATTGAAATCCACCTCCTGAGCAAGGAAGAAGCCCTGGCCAAGGAGCCGTACCTGTCGGATCAAATCATCGCCGCCACCTACAGTCCTTTGGACGGGAATGTCAACCCGATGCGCCTCAATCAGGCTTACATTCAGGCGGCAAGGCGCCGGAAGGTCACCTTTTCCTTTTACAATCCGGTCACCCAGATTCAACGCCGCGGCAGGCAATTCGTCATCCAGACAGAGAAAGAAACCTATACCGCCGGGCAACTGGTGTTGGCGGCCGGCACGTGGACCCCGCTCCTGGCCCAACACCTGGGCGTCCAGGTGCCCGTCCGTCCGGTCAGGGGGCAAATCCTGATCACCGAACCGGCCCCGCGCTTCCTCAAGCACACCGTCAGCGGCGTCCGGCAAACCGTGAACGGAGAGGTGCTCATCGGATATTCCAAGGAGGAGGCCGGGTTTGCCAAGGACACCACCTGGGATATTATCGGCGAAACGGCCCGTTTTGGCATCAAAATCATCCCCGCGCTTCGGCGCCTGCGCCTTGTCCGGGCGTTTGCCGGTTTGCGGGCCATGCCCCGGGACGGCCTGCCAATCATCGGGCCCGTCCAGGGTGTCCCTGGCCTGTTCCTTGCGGTGATGCACAGCGGCGTCACCCTTTCCCCCATCGCCGGCATGCTGATGAGCGAGATCCTGGCGGGCGAAGCTCCCTCTTTTCCGCTTGAACCGTTTCGCCTGGAACGGTTTCATGAATGA
- a CDS encoding C4-dicarboxylate ABC transporter permease has protein sequence MNQDHTHQITDSPEEQGEWGQQLRQLSRPLLRLTAVIAVLFSIYQLYSAGIESLPALQHRAIHLSFALVLVFFLYPATRKDQHKIPWWDWLCILGSVTIGAYIVINYMELVYRQGNPNTVDLIMSAIAILLCLEASRRTMGWTLSLVAGAFLLYAFFGQYLPGDFGHNGYTLKRILEQMYFTSEGIYGVAIYTTASFVFTFIVFGAMLQASGGGKAFIDLAFALTGRFRGGPAKAAVVGSGLMGTISGSSFANVASTGIFTIPLMKNVGYKPEFAGGVEAAASSGGQIMPPVMGAAAFIMAEMTGIPYNQIIIYAALPAILYYLSIFLMVDFRAAKSGLMGLPKEALPDLKETLKKSIFLMAGPVSILVMLLIGYTPIKASFYAVIVVFVASLFRKDTRLTLPKLLYALESGAKGAIGLIAASAVAGIIVGVVTLTGLGLKFSDFVLQFSNNQLYLALFFTMIASIILGMGLPTAALYIILGTLAAPALVKMGVPVAAAHLFIFYFGCMAAVTPPVALSSYLAATIAKAKPMQTALNGFKLSLAAFLLPFIFAINPSLLFLDTTPGEFVWVAVTAILGIVALAASLEGYLFRHITMLHRIVLFILALVLLDPGLVTDLIGMTGILALASYHYWKRKREDARLLSPSQ, from the coding sequence ATGAATCAGGATCACACACATCAGATCACCGATTCCCCTGAAGAACAGGGGGAATGGGGACAGCAGTTGCGCCAGTTGTCCAGGCCGCTCTTGCGCCTCACTGCGGTGATTGCCGTACTCTTTTCCATCTACCAGCTGTACTCCGCAGGAATTGAATCGCTGCCAGCCCTGCAGCATCGCGCCATTCACCTGTCCTTCGCCTTGGTCCTGGTCTTTTTTCTGTATCCTGCCACGCGAAAAGATCAACACAAGATTCCATGGTGGGACTGGCTCTGTATCCTGGGCAGCGTGACCATCGGCGCATACATTGTCATCAATTACATGGAATTGGTGTATCGTCAGGGCAATCCCAACACCGTCGATTTGATCATGTCGGCCATCGCCATTCTGTTGTGCCTGGAAGCTTCCCGCCGCACCATGGGGTGGACGCTCAGCCTGGTGGCCGGCGCGTTTCTTCTTTATGCCTTCTTCGGGCAATACTTGCCGGGCGATTTCGGTCACAACGGATACACGTTGAAGCGGATCCTGGAACAGATGTATTTCACGTCGGAAGGAATTTACGGCGTGGCCATCTATACCACGGCCAGTTTTGTCTTCACCTTCATCGTCTTCGGCGCCATGTTGCAGGCTTCCGGCGGCGGAAAAGCCTTCATCGATCTGGCGTTTGCCCTGACCGGCCGGTTCCGCGGCGGCCCCGCCAAGGCGGCTGTCGTGGGGAGCGGCCTGATGGGAACCATCTCGGGCAGTTCCTTCGCCAACGTGGCCAGCACGGGGATTTTCACCATCCCGCTGATGAAAAATGTTGGATACAAGCCGGAGTTTGCTGGCGGCGTGGAAGCGGCGGCCTCCTCCGGCGGCCAGATCATGCCCCCCGTCATGGGCGCGGCCGCCTTTATCATGGCCGAAATGACCGGCATCCCCTACAACCAGATCATCATCTATGCCGCATTGCCGGCCATTCTCTACTATCTCTCCATCTTTTTGATGGTGGATTTCCGCGCGGCCAAATCCGGATTGATGGGGCTGCCCAAAGAAGCGTTGCCCGATCTGAAGGAAACCCTGAAAAAAAGCATCTTCCTGATGGCAGGACCGGTCAGCATCCTGGTGATGCTCTTGATCGGCTACACCCCCATCAAGGCCTCTTTCTATGCGGTCATCGTTGTTTTTGTGGCCAGCCTGTTTCGCAAAGACACGCGCCTTACCCTGCCCAAGCTGCTTTACGCCCTGGAAAGCGGAGCCAAAGGGGCGATCGGCCTCATTGCCGCCAGTGCCGTGGCCGGGATCATTGTCGGCGTGGTCACCTTGACCGGCCTGGGTTTGAAGTTTTCCGACTTCGTCCTGCAATTTTCCAACAACCAATTGTATCTCGCCCTTTTCTTCACCATGATCGCATCCATCATTCTGGGCATGGGTCTACCCACGGCGGCCTTGTACATCATCCTTGGTACCCTGGCGGCGCCGGCACTGGTCAAAATGGGCGTCCCGGTGGCGGCGGCCCACCTGTTTATTTTCTATTTCGGTTGCATGGCAGCCGTCACACCGCCCGTCGCGTTGAGTTCCTATTTGGCGGCCACCATCGCCAAGGCCAAGCCGATGCAAACCGCCTTGAACGGATTCAAACTGTCGCTGGCCGCTTTCCTCCTGCCGTTTATCTTTGCGATCAATCCGTCCCTGTTGTTTTTGGATACCACACCCGGTGAATTTGTCTGGGTAGCTGTGACGGCCATCTTGGGAATCGTCGCGCTGGCCGCCAGCCTGGAGGGGTACCTGTTCCGGCACATTACCATGCTGCACCGGATCGTCTTATTCATCCTGGCGCTGGTTCTGCTGGATCCGGGACTGGTGACCGACCTGATCGGGATGACCGGCATCTTGGCACTGGCTTCCTATCACTACTGGAAAAGGAAACGGGAGGATGCGCGCCTCCTCAGTCCGTCACAGTGA